GAGTTAGCTCGGCGCCGAAACGGCCTCCAATGAGCCGACGGTTTCATCCGAGGGCGTGCCAAACCGGTGAGGGCGTATGAAATTTCATACGCCCTCACCGGTTTGGCACGCCCTCGGCGAAGGAGGCGGGCGAAGGGGGTGGAAGTTGCCGGCTACCGATCCAGCGCCACGAGCTCTTCAACAGCGGCCCGGGCACCACGGGTGTGCAGCGTGTTAAGGGTGCGCAGGTAGGCGTCGGTGAAGCGGGTGTTGTCCACAAGGTCGCCAAAAACGTCGCGGTTGCGCAGAAACGCCAGCTTGTCCTCATGTTGTTGCGCCGCGGCCGCCATCAAGGGCACCTTCAGGCGGTCAACCACTGTGATGGGAGCCCCGGATTCGTCCGTCCCTTCGGCATACCGAGCCCAAGAGGCAACGATGCCGGCGGAACGGGCAATCACGCCGTCGTTCTCTAGATTGAGGTTGATGACAGGGACGAGCCATTTGGGAATCCTGTCCGAACTCTCCGCGCAGAGGCGAGTCAAGGTGTCCCGGACGTGTTCGTTGGCAAAACGCTCAATGAGTGTGCGCTTGTACAACGGCAGGTCAACCCCGGGCAGGGGGGAGAGCGCCGGTGTGCCCTCAAGGTCCATGTAATCGAGAAGGAACTGCACAAATAGCGGATCCTGGCAGACCTCGTGCGCGTAGGTGTAACCCGCCAATGTGCCGAAATAGCACAGGGCCTGATGGCTTGCGTTGAGTAGGCGCAGCTTCATGAGCTCATAGGGTTCAACGTCATCAACTAGCTGTACGCCAGCGTCCTCATATGGGGGGCGGCCGAGCGTGAAATCATCCTCCAGGACCCACTGCTCAAAGGACTCGCACACTACTGGCCACTGGTCCGCAATGCCGAATTCCTTGGCAATGGCGCTTCGATCCTCATCCGTGGTGACAGGGGTGATTCGATCCACCATGGAGTTGGGGAACAGTACATTTTGACGCATCCAGTTCGCCAAAGCTGGGTCCCGCAATTCGGCAAACGCCGTAAACATCTTCTTTGCCACGTCGCCGTTGCCAGCAATGTTGTCGCAAGACATGACGGTGAATGGTGCCAGGCCCCGAGCGCGACGGCGGGAGAGGGCTTCCGTGACGAGGGCGAAGGTGGTGCGCGGGGCAGCGTTAGGGGCAAGGTCATGAACAATGTCAGGATTTTCGGCGTCAAACTCGCCGGTGACGTGATGGAAGTTGTAGCCGCCCTCGGTCACTGTCAATGAAACGATTCGAGTGTCAGGGGTGGCCATTTTCTCAA
This genomic window from Arthrobacter sp. TMP15 contains:
- a CDS encoding mannitol dehydrogenase family protein, with protein sequence MVQLNAQSLAGLPESVAVPTYDRSAVSTGIVHFGVGGFHRAHQAMYIDRLLNSGKALDWGICGVGVLPHDEKMAQVMAAQDCLYTLLLKHPDGRREARVIGSITEYLFAPANPEAVIEKMATPDTRIVSLTVTEGGYNFHHVTGEFDAENPDIVHDLAPNAAPRTTFALVTEALSRRRARGLAPFTVMSCDNIAGNGDVAKKMFTAFAELRDPALANWMRQNVLFPNSMVDRITPVTTDEDRSAIAKEFGIADQWPVVCESFEQWVLEDDFTLGRPPYEDAGVQLVDDVEPYELMKLRLLNASHQALCYFGTLAGYTYAHEVCQDPLFVQFLLDYMDLEGTPALSPLPGVDLPLYKRTLIERFANEHVRDTLTRLCAESSDRIPKWLVPVINLNLENDGVIARSAGIVASWARYAEGTDESGAPITVVDRLKVPLMAAAAQQHEDKLAFLRNRDVFGDLVDNTRFTDAYLRTLNTLHTRGARAAVEELVALDR